Below is a window of Camelina sativa cultivar DH55 chromosome 11, Cs, whole genome shotgun sequence DNA.
tttttcatgtgttttcagtcaattttctttttcacataAAATATTACCAATTATACAAATATgatcaataatttttatattgctATTCTAAATACGCACATACATTaacttaacaaattaataatcaGCCAGTTTTATTTAAGTTTCTAGAATAAATATTTGAGAAATTGCTAGAAATACCTTTTTGTAGATACCCctattcaaaaatatcattttgaatatcattttttgtcaatttcatttttgctctcttttacataattacaatatgttaaattaatttttataattttttatgtttgagttgtctattttacatttaggatatagttttgaagagatagaatttaatatttggagtttatgtttaggatttagtaattttgtatataaaaaatgtattatcAAAAATGGATAACAAGAAAATGTGTTTTTGCAAAaggatatagaaaaaaaaaagtatttttgcaaatgcccctaaatatttttacattttggcattcttttaaatatttatggCATttcctattaatttttacaaaaattcaTACAACCTATCCTTAAGGATTCTAATAAGTAGAAGTCTTCTTTTATCTAATAgttaaccaaaaattaattaatgctTATACACagcaaatttgaaatttgatttcCATAGATAGCGATTTATTGCAGATTCATAGAGCAAACCTATCAATTATTTCTAGTGTGATATAAGTATAATTGTTCTTCGTGGTCTTGTCTGTCAAAGAGTCGAGAATCTCGAAATGTCCATCATGATCTATTGAATATGGTAAAGGGGGAGTCATACATTAACGTGGATCTTTGTAATGCATATAGAACTGTCAATTGCAGAATCACTCGACAAAAAGTTGCTAAGTGTAAAGATTGAtcatttgtaataaaataaaagtaaaccaAATGATAGTGTACAAGATaacacaaattatttttgttagttgAATGTAATTTAGAGAATAATTAGaatacaatttagtagtaaaattACATAGAACTAGAAAATTGATTAAAAGGTATAATATGTTATCATTAGACTCCTTTTATAGAAGATAAAAGACCTatggtttattaaaaaaatgttaaatgtgAAGATTTGTCAAGTGAAGAGACAAACTCATTTAGGTTATTGTTTAAAAGTGTGTGTTGCTTACTAActcattatattttcttttgtatacactacagtgtttttttaaaaaaatttcttttttgtctGCCTAGTGAATAGATTAATTTGGAGacatatcaataaaaatatagtaaaattttctaataaagaaatatatcagtggtgtcaaattatattttaaaaaatgacaagaaataTGGGTTAGTTAATATGAGAAATCTCTTTTGATGAGAGcaaactaattaaatatttggaGGGACTAGATTTCGCCACGCTGGAACTCTCTCGAATAAAGTCCGTTGGATCTTTTTGACCAACGGTGTGGATTACTACAATGTTTTAATGTTCTGATATGAGCCGttgatttgttttggttataCTGCCTTTTTATacaacccaaaatatatattggaagATAATGGGAAGCAAGCAAGTCTcgagagatagaaagagagaaatggagAGAAATAGAGAAGCTCGAAGAGTGCCCATGGCGGCCGCCGGAAATGGCTTCTCTACTCGACGGAGACATAGAGCCGGCAGTTTCAGAGACTCTCCAGGTTTCTTTTtagttctctccttttctctcccTTCAGATCTGAGGAGAGATTATTTTGATCTCTGATTTGgtgtttttgtcatttttatcaCAGAGGTGGATATTCCGGTGGAGTATACGGAGACGGCGAGGTTAAGAGATCGGGGAACGAGTTCGAAGAAGGATCGAGATCGAGAAAGGGATAAGGGGAGAGATCGGTTAAATAGCCGGAGTAAAAGGAGAAGACGAGAACGAGGTAATATAGACGACGGCGGcggagaagacgacgacgatacCTCCGAGGAGAGTGTTAACGATGATGAAGAATACGACGACGGAGGTGAAGCGATGAAGATGTTACCACCGGCTATGACGAATCATCAGAGGAAGAGTTTTCCTCAGAGTAAAGGTTTCAGATCGTCTCCTTCTCCAACGCCATCGTCTCCTATTGTATCTTCATGGAAAGCCGCCGACGAAATGATCGGTGTGTCGATTCCTAGAAAAGCCCGGTCAGGTAGAGAGGTGGAAAAATTGCATTATCCACTTANtttttttttttttttggttgctctGATCTTATCTGTTTATTTGAAGCTCTCTTCTAATTCTGTGTTTGTTTTACGGTTACAGCATGTACTAAGAGACCGCATGAGTCTTGGACTAGCGGCGGAGGAGTTTTCAGTTCCGGTGAGAAAATTCACCGGCAAATATCAAGTCCGGCTTCTATGTTAGCTTCTCCATCACCACCAGCTTCTCTGTCTCCATCTTCCTCCAACGTTCGGAAGAAGATGGTCAGTCTCTCTCAtatttcttcactctcttcttcatcttcatctttggctTATTTGGTCTaattaattccttttttttttcaagactCCTGGACCAAAACCAAAGCCGCTTCCGCCAAAATCTCCGGTGGCGGTGCAAGACGAAATCGAGATCGAGATCGCGGAGGTTTTGTACGGAATGATGAGACAACCTCAAGGACCACCTTCTAAACAAGAAGCCGCCGGGAATGATTCCGGTGAGATGAGTAAACCAGCTGTAGAAGAGAAGTCGAGGTTATCTCCGCCGGTGTTCAACTCGCAGATTGCTACTCCATCAGCAGCAAATGCAAATTCGGCGATCGGTTAGTCATCTCGAGTTCTCTCCGATTCACAACGATCTCTTATTAGGTCTGTGATCTTTgtgctcaattttttttttaattataaatgcaGCTCCTAAGAGGAAGAGGCCGCGAGTAGTTAGATACGAAGACGATACAGTTGTTTCCACAACCGTAAAGGCCGCGGAAGACGAAGTCTCTTTAAGATTTACCGGAGAGAACCTCTCCTCAACGAATCTACAACCGTCGACGTCATTAGATTTGAGCTCCGCGGCGGAGTATAAAGAAAATGGTATCTCCAAAGAGGGAAAAGTATCACCGGAAATGGAATCTTCGTCTGGGATAAGATCTGATGTGACTAAAGCGTAAGATTCTTCCCCCCTTTGTCTCTGTAATTATCTCTTAAAcctaattctgattttttttttttttaattattatcttaggaGTTTGCCTACACCGGAAATGGAGAAGATTGAGATAAATCTGATGGTGTGCATGTctaattctttttcttgaaatataattcttttcaatattatattttttaatattttatttaattataatttggtCACCTGTACCAGACGCCATCGGAAAAGAGATCGTCACCGGCGAGAGATGGTGATATTGAATGTGTGGTGGTGACAGAACCTAAAGTCACGATTGTAGAATCGGTTAGTGGTccctgttttctttctttttataattttggtaaTGCGACAATGGAAGATATATCCATTCATGATTGAcctttttcttcccttttttaatattccatatgttttgatattatatatatattgttattatatatatgcaggAAACAAAGCCTCTCTTAGAAGATGTGAGCAAAGATCTGAGTTTGAAGTCTGAAGAAGGTAGAAATCAAAGATCTGAAGCAGAAGATGAACTTCaaaaatcagagagaaactGTCAACTTAAACTCGATCTTGAGAAACCTGACCCAGATAACAAGCAATCTGGTTCTGATAGACCAggtaaactctttttttcttttttctttccagaGTTGTTACTGTGCTACTTTCTgcaatttttgttgatttgaaatattttctttctacaGCTGAAGCTATTAATTTGTCTCTGCATATGTCAATACCAAGCTGGTCTGGAGGGATTCCTACAATGGGGTATGCTTGGCTAATTTTAGCAATAAATTTAgtaatccttttctttttgccacttttttttattgttcgTTTGAGTTAATGAGATGTttgtattttgttattatgatcAGATACCTGGGGGGACCTACACATGGTATTATGCCGACTGATACCAACTCTTTATTACCATCCACAACCATGCAGGTGGGTATAATTTCTTTCATTGCTATGTtcacttgaatttttttaacctttgttctgtttctgactCTATTTTTTGTGTAGCCTCCGCATTTGTTATTTAACCAACCAAGGCCAAAGAGATGTGCAACTCACTGTTATATCGCCAGGAATATCCATTATCACCAGCAATTCACGAAGATTAATCCCTTCTGGCCTGCAACAGCAGGATCACTACCGTTGTACGGGTCAAATGCCTGCAATCTTAGTCTTATGCCTTCTGCAGAGCTACAAGGGAGCGTTCTGAGCAGAAATCCAAACACTGTACCCGAGAAGAGCTCTCTTTCTGCATCTAACAGCTCAGATACAGCTCAACGGAAGCAAATATTACTCCAGCAAGCTCTGCCTGCAGGAGCCAGTAACAACATCATGGTAAGTTTATTGTATTTTCTTCTAGCGTTAAATTTTTCATATCTTTCTGTTGGAGTTCTGGGATTTGACTGGTcttctctttggttttgtttcatttacaGCATGGCCCGGCATTTATTTTCCCATTGGGCCAACAGCCTCATGCAGCCGCTGCGATAGCTGCCGCTTCTGTCAGGCCTCCTAACACCAGCAACGCAGTTGTTTCATCTGGTGCAATGGCTGCTTCAGCATCCGTGAATGGTCCTCCGTTAGGAGCACCAGCAGCTGCTACAGCAATGAGCTT
It encodes the following:
- the LOC104723677 gene encoding protein TIME FOR COFFEE-like isoform X1, with the translated sequence MERNREARRVPMAAAGNGFSTRRRHRAGSFRDSPEVDIPVEYTETARLRDRGTSSKKDRDRERDKGRDRLNSRSKRRRRERGNIDDGGGEDDDDTSEESVNDDEEYDDGGEAMKMLPPAMTNHQRKSFPQSKGFRSSPSPTPSSPIVSSWKAADEMIGVSIPRKARSACTKRPHESWTSGGGVFSSGEKIHRQISSPASMLASPSPPASLSPSSSNVRKKMTPGPKPKPLPPKSPVAVQDEIEIEIAEVLYGMMRQPQGPPSKQEAAGNDSGEMSKPAVEEKSRLSPPVFNSQIATPSAANANSAIAPKRKRPRVVRYEDDTVVSTTVKAAEDEVSLRFTGENLSSTNLQPSTSLDLSSAAEYKENGISKEGKVSPEMESSSGIRSDVTKASLPTPEMEKIEINLMTPSEKRSSPARDGDIECVVVTEPKVTIVESETKPLLEDVSKDLSLKSEEGRNQRSEAEDELQKSERNCQLKLDLEKPDPDNKQSGSDRPAEAINLSLHMSIPSWSGGIPTMGYLGGPTHGIMPTDTNSLLPSTTMQPPHLLFNQPRPKRCATHCYIARNIHYHQQFTKINPFWPATAGSLPLYGSNACNLSLMPSAELQGSVLSRNPNTVPEKSSLSASNSSDTAQRKQILLQQALPAGASNNIMHGPAFIFPLGQQPHAAAAIAAASVRPPNTSNAVVSSGAMAASASVNGPPLGAPAAATAMSFSYPNMPTNETQYVAILQNNGYPFPVPTHVGPPPAYRGVTGQPMPFFNGSFYPSQVVHSPHLPPQQQPGQGQQTHAPSNQNTNASTGSSAAQKLLQNQQRRPPVNSQGFPTQKVQHRQHPRENATQHSETAREASPSTTDSRASRSNVSYGQKFASPMQPTKMGLMGSAASGGGVLGSSNNHSERKPEQQGSKVGAESIQSQPYAMTFAAFNGGLNMPSTAQNHAILHGVPEAARQGYHQMMAAAAASQSANHKMNCGPEDGKSGSNASANATEVRKTTGSNGKTATTGVEQSIAFSGKQDSADASAYAVTGGAIIDSSARVLNLGSAQPWSSSSAPTSHQQQHMQRNQPQQQQYSNYLQMQQQYAVAAARGKGPVMSNGSGFVDHNIATTPSVVSNNPIATSGFPQNLVQSGSGSPAQSPQWKNNSPRAQSPSILSPSVSSSLKNVQQKQQGRPHQSHISFAANSKTLPSNSPMQQGAGSNRASSPTASSVSKNAGAVPTSIANRAGHGQASSSSLPSSQPSKNSQSASFTGGRNNGPSILGNPHVTTTTSNPTYKSQQQQQQQQHLQQAQLYFSSPYMQAQHHQQQQQQMNMSSLSGYYIQRQQQQQQQAGSSAAAPSVTLSSCTTVTSDPAKAINMKGGGSNNINLQHTQTAEKTHHHHPQQVPPGFPYAHAGQVKPGDQKQQAGE
- the LOC104723677 gene encoding protein TIME FOR COFFEE-like isoform X2, which translates into the protein MERNREARRVPMAAAGNGFSTRRRHRAGSFRDSPEVDIPVEYTETARLRDRGTSSKKDRDRERDKGRDRLNSRSKRRRRERGNIDDGGGEDDDDTSEESVNDDEEYDDGGEAMKMLPPAMTNHQRKSFPQSKGFRSSPSPTPSSPIVSSWKAADEMIGVSIPRKARSACTKRPHESWTSGGGVFSSGEKIHRQISSPASMLASPSPPASLSPSSSNVRKKMTPGPKPKPLPPKSPVAVQDEIEIEIAEVLYGMMRQPQGPPSKQEAAGNDSGEMSKPAVEEKSRLSPPVFNSQIATPSAANANSAIAPKRKRPRVVRYEDDTVVSTTVKAAEDEVSLRFTGENLSSTNLQPSTSLDLSSAAEYKENGISKEGKVSPEMESSSGIRSDVTKASLPTPEMEKIEINLMTPSEKRSSPARDGDIECVVVTEPKVTIVESETKPLLEDVSKDLSLKSEEGRNQRSEAEDELQKSERNCQLKLDLEKPDPDNKQSGSDRPAEAINLSLHMSIPSWSGGIPTMGYLGGPTHGIMPTDTNSLLPSTTMQPPHLLFNQPRPKRCATHCYIARNIHYHQQFTKINPFWPATAGSLPLYGSNACNLSLMPSAELQGSVLSRNPNTVPEKSSLSASNSSDTAQRKQILLQQALPAGASNNIMHGPAFIFPLGQQPHAAAAIAAASVRPPNTSNAVVSSGAMAASASVNGPPLGAPAAATAMSFSYPNMPTNETQYVAILQNNGYPFPVPTHVGPPPAYRGVTGQPMPFFNGSFYPSQVVHSPHLPPQQQPGQGQQTHAPSNQNTNASTGSSAAQKLLQNQQRRPPVNSQGFPTQKVQHRQHPRENATQHSETAREASPSTTDSRASRSNVSYGQKFALPMQSTKMGLGSAASGGGVLGSSNNHSERKPEQQGSKVGAESIQSQPYAMTFAAFNGGLNMPSTAQNHAILHGVPEAARQGYHQMMAAAAASQSANHKMNCGPEDGKSGSNASANATEVRKTTGSNGKTATTGVEQSIAFSGKQDSADASAYAVTGGAIIDSSARVLNLGSAQPWSSSSAPTSHQQQHMQRNQPQQQQYSNYLQMQQQYAVAAARGKGPVMSNGSGFVDHNIATTPSVVSNNPIATSGFPQNLVQSGSGSPAQSPQWKNNSPRAQSPSILSPSVSSSLKNVQQKQQGRPHQSHISFAANSKTLPSNSPMQQGAGSNRASSPTASSVSKNAGAVPTSIANRAGHGQASSSSLPSSQPSKNSQSASFTGGRNNGPSILGNPHVTTTTSNPTYKSQQQQQQQQHLQQAQLYFSSPYMQAQHHQQQQQQMNMSSLSGYYIQRQQQQQQQAGSSAAAPSVTLSSCTTVTSDPAKAINMKGGGSNNINLQHTQTAEKTHHHHPQQVPPGFPYAHAGQVKPGDQKQQAGE